One genomic segment of Coffea arabica cultivar ET-39 chromosome 6e, Coffea Arabica ET-39 HiFi, whole genome shotgun sequence includes these proteins:
- the LOC113692300 gene encoding uncharacterized protein: protein MDSMSIGCTAGSQVRRIYLPAFFIGGPRDMKRRYLDAMSLKEIQHNLKYGEEAQDRLDLVAGVFRAKCEVLRAEIVKKKLYGEVVAFVYVIEYQKRGLPHAHMLVILKPEAKALNPEAYDRIASTELPDPKEQNCLYSLVIKHMLHGPCGSLNKENVCMRNGVCKNHYQKDYIEHTTHSEDGCPHYRRRKNGQSIKLRNHSLDNRWVVPYTSYLLSLIDCHLNVEIYSTIKLVKYLYKYVYKGHDRVSFHIHFENDPEDIYEIHEFQSARWVAAAEVMRRIYRFPSNEMTPSIYTL from the exons ATGGATAGTATGTCTATTGGCTGTACTGCCGGGAGTCAGGTTCGTAGGATATATCTACCAGCCTTTTTCATTGGTGGTCCAAGAGATATGAAGCGTAGATATCTAGATGCTATGTCTTTG AAAGAGATACAACATAACTTGAAATATGGAGAAGAGGCTCAAGATAGACTAGATTTGGTTGCTGGAGTTTTTCGGGCAAAGTGTGAGGTGCTTAGAGCAGAAATAGTTAAGAAGAAACTCTATGGTGAAGTGGTAGCCTTTGTTTATGTAATTGAGTACCAAAAAAGAGGCCTTCCTCATGCACACATGCTAGTGATTTTGAAACCAGAGGCTAAAGCATTGAATCCAGAAGCATATGATAGGATAGCTTCTACCGAGCTGCCTGACCCAAAAGAGCAAAATTGCTTATACTCCCTTGTTATAAAACACATGCTGCATGGCCCTTGTGGGTCACTAAACAAAGAAAATGTCTGTATGCGAAATGGAGTGTGTAAAAATCATTATCAAAAGGATTATATTGAGCATACTACTCATTCTGAAGATGGCTGCCCTCATTATAGACGAAGGAAAAATGGCCAGTCTATTAAACTGAGAAATCATTCTTTAGACAATAGATGGGTTGTCCCCTACACTTCATACCTTCTTTCTCTTATAGATTGTCACTTGAATGTTGAAATCTACTCCACTATTAAGCTGGTCAAATACTTGTACAAATATGTATACAAGGGACATGATCGAGTGAGCTTTCACATTCATTTTGAGAATGATCCAGAAGATATATATGAGATCCATGAATTTCAATCTGCTAGATGGGTAGCAGCTGCTGAAGTGATGAGGCGCATTTATAGATTCCCGTCAAATGAAATGACACCTTCTATTTACACACTTTAG
- the LOC113692311 gene encoding ATP-dependent DNA helicase PIF1-like → MGLLQSDTYIEDTLVEASAFHMPCSLRALFAMLLVFCTPSNPISLWEKYEADLSNDLERTGFTNGYDSAFIRSCVLQDINRSLEQMEDDLLTVSQLNTGQKVAYNAIMSEIFWPDSKSFFVDGPRGTGKTFLYRALLATLRTQGHIALAVASFGVAASILLTGRTAYSRFKIPLDASIAKTCQISKQSSTAKLIFMAKLILWDEASMAKRETIEAFDLLLKDIMDSDKPFDGKVMVFGSDFRQTLPVIQNATRDIQVQASFVNSTLWGSLQKVSLIENMRAFLDKSFSEFLLRVGEGTEPENEDGRISLSNDILVPYDNKDSSLDRLIESVFSDLRIYSLDPYLMINRCILSVMNSAVDDVNQMIIDRFSGQPYTYMSTDRTLNEQDQGDYEDFLNSLNPKGLPLIN, encoded by the exons ATGGGCTTGCTCCAATCTGATACCTACATAGAAGACACACTTGTTGAAGCCAGTGCATTTCACATGCCTTGTTCACTTAGAGCCTTGTTTGCAATGTTACTTGTTTTTTGTACTCCTTCCAATCCTATTAGTTTATGGGAGAAATATGAGGCTGACTTATCCAATGATTTAGAAAGAACAGGCTTTACTAATGGCTATGATTCTGCTTTTATTAGGAGCTGTGTGCTGCAGGACATAAATAGATCATTGGAGCAGATGG AGGATGATTTGCTAACAGTTTCTCAACTGAACACTGGTCAGAAAGTTGCATATAATGCTATTATGTCAGAAATCTTTTGGCCTGATAGCAAGAGCTTCTTTGTCGATGGGCCTAGAGGAACAGGCAAAACCTTTTTGTATCGTGCCCTGCTTGCTACGTTGCGGACACAGGGTCATATAGCATTAGCGGTTGCATCATTCGGTGTAGCAGCATCTATTCTTCTTACAGGAAGAACTGCATACTCACGATTTAAAATTCCTCTTGATGCATCAATTGCTAAGACTTGCCAGATTAGTAAGCAGAGCTCGACTGCTAAACTGATTTTTATGGCCAAGTTAATCCTATGGGACGAAGCTTCAATGGCAAAGCGAGAAACCATTGAAGCATTTGATCTGCTCCTTAAAGATATCATGGATAGTGATAAGCCGTTTGATGGTAAAGTCATGGTTTTTGGCAGCGACTTTCGTCAGACTCTCCCGGTTATTCAAAATGCAACGAGGGATATTCAGGTTCAAGCCAGCTTTGTCAACTCTACTTTGTGGGGTAGTTTACAAAAAGTTTCTCTAATAGAGAATATGCGGGCTTTTCTGGATAAATCATTTTCAGAATTTCTTCTTAGAGTAGGAGAAGGAACTGAACCGGAGAATGAAGATGGGCGAATATCTCTAAGCAATGACATATTAGTACCATATGATAACAAGGATAGTTCTCTTGATAG GTTAATAGAATCAGTGTTTTCAGACTTGCGGATTTATTCCTTGGATCCCTATCTAATGATAAATAGGTGTATCCTCTCCGTAATGAATAGTGCAGTTGATGATGTAAACCAGATGATAATTGATCGGTTTTCAGGTCAACCTTATACTTATATGAGCACTGATAGAACACTTAATGAGCAAGATCAAGGAGATTACGAAGATTTTCTTAATTCTTTGAATCCAAAAGGCCTCCCTCTCATAAATTAA